A genomic window from Streptomyces sp. NBC_01429 includes:
- a CDS encoding sensor histidine kinase has translation MRFRGKSIRRKIVALLLVPLIGLSVLWGLATTLAGSEAKQLIDVSYAIKTIGRPVEESIRGLQSERRQTLIYLADPRAADSLTELRSRRADTDRALNRVKRNAASGVRDRMDDITSDRLSHLLDTLDGLALMRRSVDESTITREGAMEFYNRLVDPSHNVLASLYGDEDVDGDNWGRALIGLDRAKEMLSREDALVASALMARRMTAEDVRGTSDLVANRVLLYESNLADLPLSDRATLEQYWRTPATLELRQAEDRLIAAGPADKPKTVSAETWQDMTASVLGDLTNESEEAAALYQQHIEPVRQGVFLRVGFSAVLGLLALLVSVIVSVRVGRDLIRDLSQLRKEAHEVSGVRLPSVMRRLAAGEPVDVETEAPRLDYEKDEVGQVGQALNTLQRAAVEAAVKQADLRRGVSEVFVNLARRNQVLLHRQLTLLDTMERRTEDTEELADLFRLDHLTTRMRRHAEGLVILSGAAPSRQWRKPVQLMDVVRAAVAEVEDYERIEVRRLPRIGVGGPAVADLTHLIAELIENATVFSPPHTAVQVHGERVANGFTLEIHDRGLGMAPEILLDANLRLAETPEFELSDTDRLGLFVVSRLAQRQNVRVSLQPSPYGGTTAIVFLPVALLTDAPETEGTGFRLDRKNAPERERGRGRAENGGRRTALAQVPTGLGSGPSVLDGPVELEPPVGALGNESGPGLGGGDGIGDIDDTESERGGLFRARERLRSTAQEPQDTHNGRDVRDLYDVRDLRDDSREGRERRDESRDFRDRRDGRAVQEPRTRSPYDRDVPDAGPEPADPELPRRKPPTLVADRGRRVDDRGRTRPGQEPATGGTGRTFSPGGVPAQTSRRAQSEQPPSLIDGLPRRVRQASLAPQLRDTTQDRVTDPAPAGGHEPERDADEVRSRMASLQRGWQRGRRQNDVDDTAGSGETQGTTSEGDGR, from the coding sequence ATGCGCTTTCGCGGGAAGTCCATCCGCCGGAAGATCGTGGCGTTGTTGCTCGTGCCGCTCATCGGACTCAGCGTCCTCTGGGGACTGGCCACCACGCTCGCCGGCTCCGAAGCCAAGCAGCTCATCGACGTGAGCTACGCCATCAAGACCATCGGCCGCCCCGTCGAGGAATCGATCAGAGGTCTCCAGAGCGAACGCAGACAGACGCTGATCTACCTGGCCGACCCCCGGGCGGCCGACTCGCTCACCGAACTCCGCAGCCGCCGCGCCGACACGGACCGCGCCCTCAACCGCGTCAAGCGCAACGCCGCCTCCGGCGTCCGCGACCGGATGGACGACATCACCTCCGACCGGCTGTCCCACCTCCTCGACACGCTGGACGGCCTGGCGCTGATGCGCCGCTCCGTCGACGAGAGCACCATCACCCGCGAAGGCGCGATGGAGTTCTACAACCGCCTCGTCGACCCCAGCCACAACGTCCTCGCCTCGCTCTACGGCGACGAGGACGTGGACGGCGACAACTGGGGCCGTGCGCTGATCGGCCTCGACCGCGCCAAGGAGATGCTCTCCCGCGAGGACGCGCTCGTCGCCTCCGCGCTGATGGCCCGCCGGATGACGGCCGAGGACGTACGAGGCACCTCCGACCTGGTCGCCAACCGCGTCCTGCTGTACGAGTCGAACCTCGCCGACCTGCCGCTCTCCGACCGGGCCACCCTGGAGCAGTACTGGCGCACCCCCGCCACCCTCGAACTGCGCCAGGCCGAGGACCGCCTCATCGCGGCCGGCCCCGCCGACAAGCCCAAGACGGTCAGCGCCGAGACCTGGCAGGACATGACCGCCTCGGTCCTCGGCGACCTGACCAACGAGAGCGAAGAGGCCGCGGCGCTCTACCAGCAGCACATCGAGCCCGTCCGCCAGGGCGTGTTCCTCCGCGTCGGATTCTCCGCCGTGCTCGGCCTGCTCGCCCTGCTCGTCTCCGTCATCGTCTCCGTACGCGTCGGCCGCGACCTGATCAGGGACCTCTCGCAGCTCCGCAAGGAGGCCCACGAGGTCTCCGGCGTACGCCTGCCCAGCGTCATGCGCCGGCTCGCCGCCGGCGAACCGGTCGACGTGGAGACCGAGGCGCCCCGGCTCGACTACGAGAAGGACGAGGTCGGCCAGGTCGGCCAGGCCCTCAACACCCTTCAGCGCGCGGCCGTCGAGGCCGCCGTCAAACAGGCCGATCTGCGGCGCGGCGTCTCCGAGGTGTTCGTCAACCTCGCCCGCCGCAACCAGGTCCTGCTCCACCGTCAGCTCACGCTCCTCGACACCATGGAGCGCCGCACGGAGGACACCGAGGAACTCGCCGACCTGTTCCGCCTCGACCACCTGACCACGCGCATGCGCCGGCACGCCGAGGGCCTGGTGATCCTCTCCGGAGCCGCGCCGTCCCGGCAGTGGCGCAAGCCCGTCCAGCTGATGGACGTGGTGCGCGCCGCGGTCGCCGAGGTCGAGGACTACGAGCGCATCGAGGTCCGCAGGCTCCCGAGGATCGGTGTCGGCGGCCCCGCCGTCGCCGACCTCACCCACCTCATCGCCGAACTCATCGAGAACGCCACCGTGTTCTCGCCCCCGCACACCGCCGTCCAGGTGCACGGCGAGCGGGTCGCCAACGGCTTCACCCTGGAGATCCACGACCGCGGACTGGGCATGGCGCCCGAGATCCTGCTCGACGCCAACCTGCGGCTCGCCGAGACCCCCGAGTTCGAGCTGTCCGACACCGACCGGCTCGGCCTGTTCGTGGTCAGCCGGCTCGCCCAGCGGCAGAACGTCCGCGTCTCGCTCCAGCCCTCCCCGTACGGCGGGACGACGGCCATCGTCTTCCTGCCCGTCGCGCTGCTCACCGACGCCCCCGAGACCGAGGGCACCGGATTCCGGCTCGACCGCAAGAACGCCCCGGAACGCGAGCGGGGCCGGGGCCGCGCCGAGAACGGCGGCAGGCGCACCGCACTCGCGCAGGTCCCCACCGGACTGGGCAGCGGCCCGTCCGTGCTCGACGGACCGGTCGAGCTCGAACCACCGGTCGGGGCTCTCGGCAACGAGAGCGGGCCGGGACTCGGCGGAGGTGACGGTATCGGCGACATCGACGACACGGAGAGCGAGCGCGGCGGACTGTTCCGCGCCCGCGAACGGCTGCGCTCCACCGCCCAGGAGCCCCAGGACACCCACAACGGACGGGACGTCCGCGACCTGTACGACGTCCGCGACCTGCGCGACGACAGCCGCGAGGGCCGCGAACGCCGCGACGAGAGCCGCGACTTCCGCGACCGCCGCGACGGCCGCGCCGTCCAGGAGCCGCGCACCCGCTCGCCCTACGACCGGGACGTCCCGGACGCGGGCCCCGAGCCCGCCGACCCCGAGCTGCCCCGCCGCAAGCCGCCGACCCTGGTCGCGGACCGCGGCCGGCGCGTGGACGACCGGGGCCGTACCCGCCCCGGCCAGGAACCGGCGACCGGCGGCACGGGCCGTACCTTCTCCCCGGGGGGCGTACCGGCACAGACCTCGCGCCGCGCCCAGTCCGAGCAGCCGCCGTCGCTGATCGACGGACTGCCCCGCCGGGTCAGGCAGGCCAGCCTCGCCCCCCAGCTGAGGGACACCACTCAGGACCGGGTCACCGACCCGGCACCCGCAGGGGGCCACGAGCCCGAGCGGGACGCGGACGAGGTCCGCAGCCGCATGGCCTCACTCCAGAGGGGCTGGCAGCGCGGTCGCCGGCAGAACGATGTCGACGACACGGCCGGCTCCGGCGAGACACAAGGAACCACATCGGAGGGGGACGGTCGATGA
- a CDS encoding roadblock/LC7 domain-containing protein, translated as MTAPNASPRHSIDPNAAGELNWLLDELVERVASIRKAVVLSGDGLATGTSKDLTREDGEHLAAVASGFHSLAKGVGRHFDAGRVRQTVVELDDAFLFVTAAGDGSCLAVLSDADSDVGQVAYEMTLMVKRVGVHLGTAPRTGLPAGG; from the coding sequence ATGACCGCACCGAACGCATCACCACGCCATTCCATCGATCCGAACGCGGCGGGAGAGCTGAACTGGCTCCTCGACGAGCTGGTCGAGCGGGTCGCCAGTATCCGCAAGGCGGTGGTCCTCTCCGGTGACGGCCTCGCCACCGGCACCTCCAAGGACCTCACCCGGGAGGACGGCGAGCACCTCGCCGCCGTCGCGTCCGGATTCCACAGCCTCGCCAAGGGCGTCGGCCGCCACTTCGACGCGGGCCGCGTCCGGCAGACCGTCGTGGAGCTGGACGACGCGTTCCTCTTCGTCACCGCCGCGGGCGACGGCAGCTGTCTGGCCGTCCTGTCCGACGCGGACTCCGACGTCGGACAGGTCGCCTACGAGATGACGCTGATGGTCAAGAGAGTCGGCGTCCATCTCGGCACGGCGCCACGGACCGGCCTGCCCGCCGGAGGATGA
- a CDS encoding DUF742 domain-containing protein: MSESDQDQQHWFDGEAGPVVRPYAMTRGRTSSASRHQLDLIALVVCEPAAADPGRDQTLSPEHVEIVDRCYTSPQSIAELAATLDLPVGVVRVLVGDLVEDEIVRVTRPVPPAELPDESILREVINGLRAL, translated from the coding sequence ATGAGTGAATCTGATCAGGATCAGCAGCACTGGTTCGACGGCGAAGCCGGACCGGTCGTACGCCCGTACGCGATGACGCGAGGCCGCACCAGCAGCGCGTCGCGCCACCAGCTCGACCTGATCGCGCTCGTCGTGTGCGAACCGGCCGCCGCGGATCCCGGCCGGGACCAGACGCTCTCCCCGGAACACGTGGAGATCGTCGACCGCTGCTACACGAGCCCCCAGTCGATCGCCGAACTCGCCGCGACCCTGGACCTCCCCGTAGGGGTGGTCCGGGTGCTCGTCGGCGATCTCGTCGAGGACGAAATAGTCCGCGTAACCCGTCCCGTTCCGCCGGCCGAGCTGCCGGACGAGAGCATTCTCCGCGAGGTGATCAATGGTCTTCGGGCGCTCTAG
- a CDS encoding GTP-binding protein: MVFGRSSHRPRPVDPVTLKILVAGGFGVGKTTLVGAVSEIRPLRTEEVLSEAGRPVDDVDGVEEKTTTTVAMDFGRITLREDLVLYVFGTPGQDRFWFLWDELAQGALGAVVLADTRRLADSFAAVDYFERRGIPFTVAVNCFEGADRFPGDTVRSALDLDPEVPLVMCDARDRESVKEVLVSVVEHAMTRAALQREHAPT; this comes from the coding sequence ATGGTCTTCGGGCGCTCTAGCCACAGGCCGCGTCCGGTCGATCCGGTAACGCTGAAGATCCTGGTGGCGGGTGGTTTCGGGGTGGGCAAGACCACCCTGGTGGGCGCGGTCAGCGAGATCAGGCCGCTCCGCACCGAGGAGGTACTGAGCGAGGCGGGCCGGCCGGTCGACGACGTCGACGGCGTCGAGGAGAAGACGACCACCACGGTCGCCATGGACTTCGGCCGCATCACCCTGCGCGAGGACCTGGTGCTGTACGTCTTCGGCACCCCGGGCCAGGACCGCTTCTGGTTCCTCTGGGACGAGCTGGCACAGGGCGCCCTCGGCGCCGTCGTGCTCGCCGACACCCGGCGGCTCGCCGACTCCTTCGCCGCCGTCGACTACTTCGAACGGCGCGGCATCCCGTTCACCGTCGCGGTCAACTGCTTCGAGGGCGCGGACCGCTTCCCGGGCGACACCGTACGGTCGGCGCTCGACCTCGACCCCGAGGTCCCGCTCGTCATGTGCGACGCCCGCGACCGCGAGTCCGTCAAGGAAGTGCTCGTGTCGGTCGTCGAGCACGCCATGACCCGCGCCGCGCTCCAGCGCGAACACGCGCCCACCTGA
- a CDS encoding M15 family metallopeptidase translates to MTRLKILLRSLATSAVALLAVTATVPAAQARSGPVAPDEFVALRTVAPTIIQEMRYLTPHNFMGEPVDGYREPLCVVTRATAEALRRAQSRLLRKGYSLKVYDCYRPQRAVDHFVRWAEDLQDERMKAEFYPRVEKSRLFEDGYIAEKSGHSRGSTVDLTLVRLPALPTRPYVPGQPLAPCYGPRAERFPDNSVDMGTGFDCFDTISHTDDPRVTGVQRANRDRLRSALAEVGFTNLPEEWWHFTHRPETFPDTYFDFPVAWRPVLGH, encoded by the coding sequence ATGACAAGACTGAAGATTCTCCTGCGGTCCCTGGCCACCTCCGCCGTCGCGCTGCTCGCCGTCACTGCCACCGTGCCCGCCGCGCAGGCGCGGTCCGGACCGGTGGCTCCGGACGAGTTCGTGGCGCTGCGCACGGTCGCGCCGACGATCATCCAGGAGATGCGCTACCTGACGCCGCACAACTTCATGGGCGAACCGGTGGACGGCTACCGGGAGCCGCTGTGCGTCGTCACCCGCGCCACCGCCGAGGCGCTGCGCCGGGCGCAGTCGCGGCTGCTGCGGAAGGGCTACTCGCTCAAGGTGTACGACTGTTACCGGCCGCAGCGGGCCGTCGATCACTTCGTGCGGTGGGCGGAGGATCTCCAGGACGAGCGGATGAAGGCGGAGTTCTATCCGCGGGTGGAGAAGTCGCGGCTGTTCGAGGACGGTTACATCGCGGAGAAGTCCGGGCACAGCAGGGGCAGCACGGTGGATCTGACGCTGGTGAGGCTGCCGGCCCTGCCGACGCGGCCCTATGTTCCGGGTCAGCCGCTGGCGCCGTGCTACGGGCCGCGGGCGGAGCGCTTCCCCGACAACTCGGTCGACATGGGGACGGGCTTCGACTGTTTCGACACCATCTCCCACACGGATGATCCGCGGGTGACCGGTGTCCAGCGCGCGAACCGGGACCGGCTGAGGTCGGCGCTGGCCGAGGTCGGGTTCACCAATCTGCCCGAGGAGTGGTGGCACTTCACGCACAGGCCGGAGACCTTCCCCGACACCTATTTCGACTTCCCGGTGGCGTGGCGCCCGGTCCTGGGTCACTGA
- a CDS encoding glycoside hydrolase family 31 protein → MNGRELVRSVKMVGSARGLRSVRSAWRGRRADAGALAPRGPERARVPGPVTGAEPLPGGGTVRFARAELQVCVMVGGAVFWGWDGAGPLPSYGLASAAPEPDPRAGLEPDTDGGWRVVSERVTVAVSRHGAVEVRTPGGVVLRRELPPRWWEPVAGGAARWVQRSEVAADARFFGLGGRASGPRLRGGTYRLWNTDPGGGFGPGDDPLYVTMPVQLVVADAGTHLAFHDNSWDGRVTLAEGEEGAGSGHGRPGTAELRMEGGPLRCWVVTGTPARVLHGWTALTGAPAVPPSWALGPQHARWGFGSEREVRRIVAGYRERDLPLSAVHLDIDHFDAHRVFTVDRARFPDLPGLAAELRARGVRLVSIVDPAVKAERGDAVYESGARVGAAGAFVRDARGREVRGEVWPGECGYPDFTDPAVREWWGGLYEERLAQGFSGVWHDMNEPVSFAPFGDPTLPRSAVHRLEGRGGDHREAHNVYGLAMARAGYEGLARLRPDERPFLFSRSGWAGMQRYGGTWSGDVSTGWPGLRASLSLVLGLGLCGVPYSGPDVGGFDGSPSAELYLRWFQLGAYLPLFRTHAAIDAGRREPWEFGPEVLAHARAALVERERLRPYFVTLARLARLTGAPYARPVWWGAPEDRALRDCEDAFLLGDALLVAPVLERGADRRAVRLPAGRWYDTVTERAYGGRAQVLLDAPASRIPVLARAGAVIPVRDRDGRPELEVWAPAAGRTGGGLVVRDPGDGWEAVEVERYTSRWVDGEVRVERVTDGGTAEPEWPVRVRGAGA, encoded by the coding sequence ATGAACGGTCGTGAGCTGGTGCGTTCGGTGAAAATGGTCGGTTCGGCGCGGGGGCTGCGCTCCGTGCGGTCGGCCTGGCGGGGGCGGCGCGCGGACGCCGGGGCGCTGGCGCCGCGCGGTCCGGAGCGGGCGCGGGTGCCGGGGCCGGTGACCGGTGCGGAGCCGCTGCCGGGCGGCGGGACCGTGCGGTTCGCGCGGGCGGAGCTTCAGGTGTGCGTCATGGTGGGCGGCGCCGTGTTCTGGGGGTGGGACGGCGCGGGGCCGCTGCCGTCGTACGGGCTGGCGTCAGCGGCGCCGGAGCCGGATCCGCGGGCCGGGCTGGAACCGGACACGGACGGGGGCTGGCGGGTGGTGTCGGAGCGGGTGACGGTGGCGGTCTCCCGGCACGGCGCGGTGGAGGTGCGTACGCCGGGCGGGGTGGTGCTGCGCCGGGAGCTGCCGCCGCGCTGGTGGGAGCCGGTGGCGGGCGGGGCGGCGCGCTGGGTGCAGCGCAGCGAGGTGGCGGCGGACGCGCGGTTCTTCGGGCTGGGCGGGCGGGCTTCGGGGCCCCGGCTGCGGGGCGGTACGTACCGGCTGTGGAACACCGATCCGGGCGGTGGTTTCGGCCCTGGCGACGATCCGCTGTACGTGACGATGCCGGTGCAGCTGGTGGTGGCGGACGCGGGGACGCATCTGGCGTTCCACGACAATTCGTGGGACGGCCGGGTCACGCTGGCGGAGGGTGAGGAGGGGGCCGGTTCCGGGCACGGCCGGCCCGGCACGGCGGAGCTACGGATGGAGGGCGGGCCGCTGCGCTGCTGGGTGGTGACGGGGACTCCGGCGCGGGTGCTGCACGGCTGGACGGCGCTGACCGGGGCGCCCGCGGTGCCGCCGTCCTGGGCGCTGGGGCCGCAGCACGCGCGGTGGGGGTTCGGCAGCGAGCGGGAGGTGCGGCGGATCGTGGCGGGGTACCGGGAGCGGGATCTGCCGCTGTCGGCGGTCCATCTGGACATCGATCACTTCGACGCGCATCGGGTCTTCACGGTGGACCGCGCGCGCTTCCCCGATCTGCCGGGGCTCGCGGCGGAGCTGCGCGCGCGGGGGGTGCGGCTGGTCTCGATCGTCGATCCGGCGGTGAAGGCGGAGCGCGGCGACGCGGTGTACGAGAGCGGTGCGCGGGTCGGTGCGGCGGGCGCGTTCGTGCGGGACGCGCGGGGGCGGGAGGTGCGCGGTGAGGTGTGGCCGGGTGAGTGCGGTTATCCGGACTTCACGGATCCGGCGGTGCGCGAGTGGTGGGGCGGGCTGTACGAGGAGCGGCTGGCGCAGGGGTTCTCCGGGGTGTGGCACGACATGAACGAGCCGGTGTCGTTCGCGCCGTTCGGTGATCCGACCCTGCCGCGTTCGGCCGTGCACCGGCTGGAGGGCCGGGGCGGTGACCATCGCGAGGCGCACAACGTGTACGGGCTGGCGATGGCGCGGGCGGGGTACGAGGGGCTGGCGCGGCTGCGGCCGGACGAGCGGCCTTTTCTCTTCTCGCGCTCAGGGTGGGCCGGGATGCAGCGGTACGGGGGCACCTGGTCGGGTGATGTGTCGACGGGCTGGCCGGGGCTGCGGGCGTCGCTCTCGCTGGTGCTGGGGCTCGGGTTGTGCGGAGTGCCGTACTCCGGGCCCGATGTGGGCGGTTTCGACGGGAGTCCTTCGGCGGAGCTGTATCTGCGCTGGTTCCAGCTGGGGGCGTATCTGCCGTTGTTCCGTACGCACGCGGCGATCGACGCGGGGCGCCGGGAGCCGTGGGAGTTCGGCCCCGAGGTGCTGGCGCACGCGCGGGCGGCGCTGGTCGAACGGGAGCGGCTGCGGCCGTACTTCGTGACGCTGGCCCGGCTGGCGCGGCTGACCGGGGCGCCGTACGCCCGGCCGGTGTGGTGGGGGGCGCCGGAGGACCGGGCGCTGCGGGACTGCGAGGACGCGTTCCTGCTGGGTGACGCGCTGCTGGTGGCTCCGGTGCTGGAGCGCGGCGCGGACCGGCGGGCGGTGCGGCTGCCCGCCGGGCGGTGGTACGACACGGTGACGGAGCGCGCGTACGGGGGCCGGGCGCAGGTGCTGCTGGACGCGCCCGCGTCCCGTATCCCCGTACTGGCGCGGGCGGGTGCGGTGATTCCGGTGCGGGACCGGGACGGGCGGCCGGAGTTGGAGGTGTGGGCCCCGGCGGCCGGGCGCACCGGGGGCGGGCTGGTGGTGCGGGATCCGGGTGACGGGTGGGAGGCCGTCGAGGTGGAGCGGTACACGTCGCGGTGGGTGGACGGGGAGGTACGGGTGGAGCGGGTGACGGACGGCGGGACGGCGGAGCCGGAGTGGCCGGTACGGGTGCGGGGCGCGGGGGCGTGA
- a CDS encoding acetoacetate--CoA ligase, whose translation MTTSATPEALWRPGPERIAAAAVTRFQSWAAERHGAPAEGGYPALHRWSVEELETFWAAVAEWFGVRFSTPYERVLGDRAMPGAQWFPGATLNYAEHALRTAEDPARAHEPALLHVDETHEQTPVSWHELRRQVAALAHELRALGVRPGDRVSGYLPNIPQAVTALLATAAVGAVWTSCAPDFGARSVLDRFQQVEPVVLFAVDGYRYGGKEHDRTRTVADLRRELPTLRAVVHVPLLGTPAPEGALDWADLTEGHDDTGPVFEQVPFDHPLWVLYSSGTTGLPKAIVQSQGGILLEHFKQIGLHCDLGPQDRFFWYTSTGWMMWNFLVSGLLTGTTIVLYDGSPAFPAVDAQWGIAERTGTTLFGTSAAYVMACRKAGAHPGRDHDLSRVACVATTGSPLPPDGFRWLHDEVADDLWIASVSGGTDVCSCFAGAVPTLPVHTGELQAACLGTDLQAWDPDGRPVTGEVGELVVTNPMPSMPVRFWNDPDGRRYHDSYFAMYPGVWRHGDWITISDRGSVVIHGRSDSTLNRQGVRMGSADIYEAVERLPEIRESLVIGVEEPDGGYWMPLFVHLAQGAVLDDTLRDRIRRTIREQLSPRHVPDEIIEVPAVPHTLTGKRIEVPVKRLLQGTALDRAVNPGSVDDIELLRFYENLARTRH comes from the coding sequence ATGACCACCAGCGCAACCCCCGAGGCCCTCTGGCGGCCCGGCCCCGAGCGGATCGCCGCCGCGGCCGTCACCCGCTTCCAGAGCTGGGCGGCCGAACGCCACGGAGCGCCCGCCGAAGGCGGCTACCCGGCCCTGCACCGCTGGTCCGTCGAGGAGCTGGAGACCTTCTGGGCCGCCGTCGCCGAGTGGTTCGGCGTCCGCTTCTCCACCCCGTACGAACGCGTCCTCGGCGACCGTGCCATGCCCGGCGCCCAGTGGTTCCCCGGCGCCACCCTCAACTACGCGGAACACGCCCTGCGCACCGCCGAGGACCCGGCCCGCGCCCACGAACCCGCGCTCCTGCACGTCGACGAGACCCACGAACAGACGCCCGTCAGCTGGCACGAACTGCGCCGCCAGGTCGCCGCGCTCGCACACGAGCTGCGCGCCCTCGGCGTACGCCCCGGCGACCGGGTCAGCGGCTACCTCCCCAACATCCCGCAGGCCGTCACCGCGCTCCTCGCCACCGCCGCCGTCGGCGCCGTCTGGACCTCCTGCGCCCCCGACTTCGGCGCCCGCAGCGTCCTCGACCGCTTCCAGCAGGTCGAACCCGTCGTGCTGTTCGCCGTGGACGGCTACCGCTACGGCGGCAAGGAACACGACCGTACGCGGACGGTCGCCGACCTCCGCCGCGAACTGCCCACCCTGCGCGCCGTGGTCCACGTACCGCTGCTGGGCACCCCCGCCCCCGAAGGAGCCCTCGACTGGGCGGATCTGACCGAGGGCCACGACGACACCGGACCCGTCTTCGAACAGGTCCCCTTCGACCACCCCCTGTGGGTCCTCTACTCCTCCGGCACCACCGGACTGCCCAAGGCGATCGTCCAGTCCCAGGGCGGCATCCTGCTGGAGCACTTCAAACAGATCGGCCTGCACTGCGACCTCGGCCCGCAGGACCGCTTCTTCTGGTACACCTCCACCGGCTGGATGATGTGGAACTTCCTCGTCTCCGGCCTGCTCACCGGCACCACGATCGTGCTCTACGACGGCAGCCCCGCCTTCCCCGCCGTCGACGCCCAGTGGGGCATCGCGGAACGCACAGGCACCACCCTCTTCGGCACCTCCGCCGCATACGTCATGGCCTGCCGCAAAGCCGGCGCGCACCCCGGCCGCGACCACGACCTCTCCCGCGTCGCCTGCGTCGCCACCACCGGCTCCCCGCTGCCGCCCGACGGATTCCGCTGGCTCCACGACGAGGTCGCGGACGACCTGTGGATCGCCTCCGTCAGCGGCGGCACCGACGTGTGCAGCTGCTTCGCCGGGGCCGTCCCCACCCTCCCCGTACACACCGGCGAGCTACAGGCGGCCTGCCTGGGAACGGACCTCCAGGCATGGGACCCGGACGGCCGGCCCGTGACCGGCGAAGTCGGAGAACTCGTCGTCACCAACCCCATGCCCTCCATGCCCGTACGCTTCTGGAACGACCCCGACGGCCGCCGCTACCACGACAGTTACTTCGCCATGTACCCCGGCGTCTGGCGCCACGGAGACTGGATCACCATCAGCGACCGGGGCAGCGTCGTCATCCACGGCCGCTCCGACTCCACCCTCAACCGCCAGGGCGTACGGATGGGCTCCGCCGACATCTACGAAGCCGTCGAACGCCTCCCCGAGATCCGCGAATCCCTGGTCATCGGCGTGGAGGAGCCCGACGGCGGCTACTGGATGCCCCTCTTCGTCCACCTTGCGCAGGGCGCCGTCCTCGACGACACACTGCGCGACCGGATCCGCCGCACGATCCGCGAACAGCTCTCGCCGCGCCACGTCCCGGACGAGATCATCGAAGTCCCCGCCGTCCCCCACACCCTCACCGGCAAACGCATCGAAGTCCCCGTCAAACGCCTGCTCCAGGGCACCGCGCTGGACCGCGCCGTCAACCCGGGATCCGTGGACGACATCGAACTGCTGCGCTTCTACGAGAACCTCGCCCGCACCCGCCACTGA